A region from the Leptolyngbya sp. 'hensonii' genome encodes:
- a CDS encoding DNA translocase FtsK, with product MKRQLLSPQPVNQTAPSENPPLSVTKVRVAFECARLFYLAHHFGGMTVFLPDAETLGIGHAFHDLSDRFIQTALQEPQFQQFLEPSPAELEEDAIAIQMRELFYNQVFFPYLRSAIQTDPSKAPALQHLWQGLTSLIQRWVELLVSNRRFCTATEVLQKTFLGQELQVQHCFPLPNGGQQLVRGRFDSLVYDFDRHRLCIVEYKTYQSPDPSAQLVQVALYSTMLREKVGVPIDSAVYSVLPDWKELTFTWDELEQTLHQMLPHKLQQMGHWMSWQPGQPDPPPATAQPELCQICPQRTRCQTFFVPGEATPGRSRKTTAPKQQPKPSPPNVETTAQALVNTLRAFGIGVTYHGAAIGPAFIRVKLKPNPGVKVNAILKLSDDLRVQLGIAQPPLIAPQAGYVSIDLPRPDRQTAHFDDYLESQSLSPTAPTQIAIGVNLEGQLVQADLSDPNTCHFLIGGTTGSGKSEFLRSLLLSLLISQPPDQLKIALVDPKRVTFPEFERIPWLYQPIVKEGEAAIDLMESLTVEMASRYRKFEQHRCSDLSSYNQQQPERLLPRIVCIFDEYADFMAEKEMKAALELSIKRLGAMARAAGIHLIIATQRPEATIVTPIIRSNLPGRVALRTASEADSMIILGGKQTEAAHLLGKGDLLFQAGAELLRLQSLFATSIPPLRGPDHGYDREQYRFQ from the coding sequence GTGAAGAGACAGCTCCTGTCTCCCCAGCCTGTGAATCAAACAGCCCCATCCGAAAATCCACCGTTGAGTGTCACCAAAGTTCGGGTGGCGTTTGAGTGTGCCCGCTTATTCTATCTGGCCCACCATTTTGGTGGGATGACCGTGTTTTTGCCAGATGCTGAGACGTTGGGCATCGGTCATGCCTTCCATGACCTTTCCGATCGATTCATCCAGACCGCTCTGCAAGAGCCCCAGTTTCAGCAGTTTCTGGAACCTTCACCAGCAGAACTGGAGGAAGACGCGATCGCCATCCAAATGCGGGAGCTGTTTTACAATCAGGTGTTTTTTCCCTATCTGCGATCGGCTATCCAGACAGACCCCAGCAAAGCCCCAGCCCTGCAACATCTCTGGCAGGGCCTGACCAGCCTGATTCAGCGCTGGGTAGAACTACTGGTGAGCAATCGCCGCTTTTGTACCGCAACGGAAGTGCTCCAGAAGACCTTTCTGGGGCAGGAACTCCAGGTGCAGCATTGCTTCCCCTTGCCGAATGGGGGGCAACAGCTCGTCAGAGGTCGCTTTGATAGCCTCGTCTATGACTTCGATCGCCATCGCCTCTGCATTGTGGAATATAAAACTTACCAGTCCCCCGATCCATCGGCGCAACTGGTGCAGGTGGCCCTCTACAGCACGATGTTGCGCGAAAAGGTGGGCGTTCCGATCGATTCAGCCGTCTACAGCGTTCTCCCGGATTGGAAGGAATTAACCTTTACCTGGGATGAACTGGAGCAGACCCTGCATCAGATGCTACCGCACAAGTTGCAACAGATGGGCCATTGGATGAGTTGGCAACCAGGACAGCCCGATCCACCTCCCGCTACAGCCCAACCGGAACTGTGTCAGATCTGTCCCCAACGGACTCGCTGCCAGACCTTCTTTGTACCAGGGGAGGCCACCCCAGGTCGCAGCCGGAAAACCACAGCCCCCAAGCAACAGCCAAAACCATCGCCACCGAATGTGGAGACCACAGCCCAGGCATTGGTCAACACTCTGCGGGCCTTCGGCATTGGCGTAACCTACCACGGTGCGGCGATCGGGCCTGCCTTCATCCGGGTAAAATTGAAGCCCAATCCTGGTGTTAAGGTCAATGCCATCCTGAAGTTATCGGATGATCTGCGGGTGCAGTTGGGGATTGCCCAGCCCCCTCTGATTGCGCCCCAGGCCGGGTATGTAAGTATCGATTTACCCCGTCCCGATCGGCAGACGGCCCATTTTGACGACTACCTGGAGTCTCAAAGCCTGTCCCCGACCGCCCCCACCCAAATTGCGATCGGGGTCAATCTGGAGGGGCAACTGGTTCAGGCGGATCTGTCCGATCCAAATACCTGCCATTTTCTCATCGGCGGCACCACGGGCAGTGGGAAGAGCGAGTTTCTGCGATCGCTGCTGCTCAGCTTGCTGATCAGTCAGCCCCCCGACCAGCTCAAAATTGCGCTGGTCGATCCGAAGCGGGTCACCTTTCCAGAGTTTGAACGCATTCCCTGGCTGTATCAACCGATCGTGAAGGAGGGGGAGGCGGCGATCGATCTGATGGAATCCCTGACGGTAGAAATGGCATCCCGGTACCGCAAATTTGAGCAACATCGCTGTTCGGACCTGAGCAGCTATAACCAGCAGCAACCGGAGCGCCTGCTGCCCCGCATCGTCTGCATCTTTGATGAGTATGCCGATTTCATGGCCGAGAAAGAAATGAAAGCAGCACTGGAGCTGAGCATCAAACGATTAGGGGCGATGGCACGGGCTGCCGGAATTCACCTGATCATTGCCACACAACGCCCAGAGGCGACGATCGTGACTCCGATCATTCGGTCCAATCTACCTGGTAGAGTTGCCCTCCGAACTGCCAGTGAAGCAGATTCCATGATTATCTTGGGGGGCAAGCAGACGGAAGCAGCCCATTTACTGGGCAAAGGGGATCTGCTGTTTCAGGCTGGAGCAGAATTGTTGCGGTTACAAAGTCTGTTTGCCACCAGCATTCCCCCTCTCAGAGGACCGGATCATGGGTACGATCGGGAACAATACCGATTTCAATGA
- a CDS encoding transcriptional repressor, which produces MAPYTATSLKAELNDRGWRLTPQRETILQVFQNLPEGNHLSAEDLYNLLQEEGEQISLSTIYRTLKLMARMGILRELELAEGHKHYELNQPYPHHHHHLICVRCNKTIEFKSDSILKVGSKTAQKEGYHLLDCQLTIHAVCPTCQRALLPL; this is translated from the coding sequence ATGGCACCCTACACTGCAACATCGCTGAAAGCAGAATTGAACGATCGAGGCTGGCGCTTGACTCCCCAACGGGAAACCATTCTGCAAGTCTTTCAAAATCTGCCGGAAGGGAATCACCTGAGCGCAGAGGATCTTTACAATCTCTTGCAGGAAGAAGGGGAGCAAATCAGTTTATCCACCATCTATCGCACCTTGAAGCTGATGGCGCGGATGGGTATCTTGCGGGAACTGGAACTGGCTGAGGGGCATAAGCACTACGAGCTGAATCAACCCTATCCCCATCACCATCACCATCTCATCTGTGTCCGATGCAATAAGACGATCGAATTCAAAAGTGACTCTATTCTGAAGGTGGGCAGCAAAACAGCCCAGAAGGAGGGGTACCACCTGCTGGATTGCCAGCTCACCATTCACGCAGTTTGCCCAACCTGCCAACGGGCATTGTTACCGCTTTAG
- a CDS encoding Uma2 family endonuclease → MVQTPAKPITLDEFLKLPETKPASEFIDGEIIQKPIPQGKHSTVQLDLGAAINLVLKPQHIARAYTELRCTFGDRSVVPDISVFTWERIPREPNGEVSNTFAIAPDWTIEILFPEQNQTKVIRNILHCLAHGTQMGWLVDPEEKLIFVYSADSHIAVFEAPEHRLPVPAFAEPFGLTIEQLFSWLEA, encoded by the coding sequence ATGGTTCAAACTCCTGCCAAACCAATCACCCTGGATGAATTCCTGAAGCTACCAGAAACCAAACCCGCCAGCGAATTCATCGACGGTGAAATTATCCAGAAACCCATACCTCAGGGAAAACACAGCACAGTCCAGCTTGACCTTGGGGCTGCAATCAACCTTGTACTCAAGCCCCAGCACATCGCTCGCGCCTACACAGAACTGCGCTGCACCTTTGGAGATCGCTCCGTTGTCCCTGATATCAGCGTCTTCACCTGGGAGCGGATTCCCCGCGAGCCGAATGGCGAAGTATCCAATACCTTTGCCATCGCCCCAGATTGGACGATCGAAATCCTCTTTCCTGAGCAAAACCAGACTAAAGTCATCCGCAACATTCTTCACTGTCTGGCTCACGGCACCCAAATGGGATGGTTGGTTGATCCAGAAGAAAAGCTGATCTTTGTCTATTCTGCGGATAGTCACATTGCCGTTTTTGAAGCCCCAGAGCATCGCCTTCCAGTTCCCGCCTTTGCTGAACCCTTTGGGCTGACGATCGAGCAACTATTCAGTTGGCTTGAGGCATAA
- a CDS encoding HAD family phosphatase, giving the protein MLQALLFDLDGTLADTDPIHFRTWQDLMRGYGLEIDRPFYKARFSGRLNAQITADLLPQLSEAQRLALSADKEAEFRRRATGELQPLAGVAEVLRWAESQCLKTAVVTNAPVENAAFMLGVLGLADRFDTIVLAEELERGKPDPLPYQVALQRLNLEPQAAIAFEDSPTGVRSAIGAGLRTVGLATTHPPEDLYALGVVLAVQDFTAPDLRQLLQSSCPITRFSEPRSA; this is encoded by the coding sequence ATGCTGCAGGCTCTGCTTTTTGACCTGGATGGGACGCTGGCGGATACGGACCCAATTCATTTCCGCACCTGGCAGGATCTGATGCGAGGGTATGGGCTGGAGATCGATCGTCCGTTCTATAAGGCCCGTTTCAGTGGTCGCTTGAATGCTCAAATTACAGCCGATCTGCTGCCTCAGCTTTCAGAGGCACAGCGGTTAGCCCTGAGTGCCGATAAAGAAGCAGAGTTTCGACGCCGGGCTACTGGGGAACTGCAGCCCCTAGCTGGGGTTGCAGAAGTTTTGCGGTGGGCAGAGTCGCAATGCTTGAAAACGGCTGTGGTGACGAATGCTCCTGTGGAGAATGCAGCGTTTATGTTGGGTGTGCTGGGGCTAGCCGATCGCTTCGATACGATCGTTCTGGCTGAGGAATTGGAACGGGGCAAACCAGATCCTCTCCCCTATCAGGTAGCGCTGCAACGTCTGAATCTAGAGCCCCAGGCAGCGATAGCCTTTGAAGACTCTCCAACTGGGGTGCGATCGGCAATCGGGGCAGGTCTCCGCACCGTAGGTCTGGCTACAACTCATCCCCCTGAGGATCTGTATGCTCTAGGGGTGGTTCTGGCTGTACAAGACTTTACGGCTCCCGATTTGCGGCAACTGTTGCAGTCTTCCTGCCCCATCACCCGTTTTTCTGAACCGCGATCGGCCTGA
- a CDS encoding AAA family ATPase encodes MATIEEIIQRAANPFDPVTFKTGNFWQEENQAATATVASIHQGVIDAITQFLLQVAQDHRTRTILLAGDPGTGKSYVLKRLKQQLNDKAFFVYLPPFIDNDHLWRHTLRQTVDSLMQKPEGQQESQLLLWLKSLSVFENPGLFQKLLGQRTAFINSLKQAYPTGIYQAKEFFGVLYNLTVADRYFSACNWLRGDDLDEEELRDLALKQSVDSEAAAQGLLANLGKISTSTYPIVLCFDQIESKLLPDGSADIQPVFNINTTFHNEGFKNFLILISLVTNTWKQNGHRIQQSDRDRVEKAIVLKPITLDQAAALWESRLLPLHQQAEPRPESTLYPLNRSILEQKYAGGKTTPRLALTLGEELFRSHKLLGQALFTSPVGPADLPPQNTPPAAATAPPVSTPSRSRLTTGQTPSASRRAKTQTERATGLPPVDEIAAFKLLWEQELRKTEQKVVRIAQFSSPELISMLSRTLAAFQVKEIRPKLLSSKIYASYSCSYRDKKRQQKVGLVWAETSNMKSFFHMMDDCRKETEKGVCQALYLIRAEKTGKAPNQGHKLYQKLFVDTPRNQHIQPDLESVHHLATYDRLVNAVHAEELVVAGQTLTIGDLEALIRQSGVMQGCCLLQDLGIIPAVSVSTAKTLDREKAFLLNFVKTHHLIARKVVVQNLFSLFPKLKDDQIQTLIQDLCQEHQIDILDETAPLEEQIICLVPVKPSG; translated from the coding sequence GTGGCCACGATCGAGGAAATTATTCAACGTGCCGCTAATCCTTTTGATCCGGTAACCTTCAAAACCGGTAACTTCTGGCAGGAAGAAAATCAGGCTGCCACAGCCACGGTTGCATCCATTCATCAAGGGGTGATTGACGCCATCACCCAGTTTCTTCTGCAGGTGGCCCAGGACCACCGGACCCGCACTATCTTGCTGGCCGGAGACCCGGGAACGGGCAAAAGCTACGTCCTGAAGCGGTTAAAGCAGCAGCTCAATGACAAAGCCTTTTTTGTCTACCTGCCACCCTTTATAGACAATGACCACCTCTGGCGTCATACCCTGCGTCAGACCGTGGACAGTCTGATGCAGAAGCCAGAAGGGCAACAGGAATCCCAACTTCTCCTCTGGCTCAAGAGCCTCTCTGTTTTCGAGAATCCCGGTTTATTTCAGAAGCTCCTGGGTCAGCGGACTGCCTTTATCAATAGCCTGAAACAGGCGTATCCTACCGGAATTTATCAAGCGAAAGAATTTTTTGGGGTGCTCTATAACCTCACAGTTGCCGATCGCTATTTCAGTGCCTGTAACTGGCTGCGGGGCGATGATTTAGATGAAGAAGAGCTCCGAGATCTGGCGTTGAAGCAGTCCGTGGATAGTGAAGCGGCGGCTCAGGGATTGCTGGCGAATCTGGGTAAGATCTCCACCTCTACCTATCCCATTGTGCTGTGCTTTGATCAAATTGAAAGCAAACTGCTACCCGATGGTTCTGCCGATATCCAACCCGTTTTTAACATCAACACCACATTTCACAATGAGGGCTTCAAGAATTTTCTGATTCTTATCAGTCTGGTGACCAATACCTGGAAGCAGAATGGCCATCGGATTCAACAATCCGATCGAGATCGGGTTGAGAAAGCGATCGTCCTCAAACCCATTACCCTAGACCAGGCAGCAGCACTCTGGGAAAGTCGCCTTCTCCCGCTTCACCAGCAGGCTGAACCCAGACCCGAATCTACCCTCTATCCCCTGAATCGCAGCATCCTGGAACAAAAGTATGCAGGCGGGAAAACCACACCCCGACTAGCCCTGACCCTGGGGGAAGAATTGTTCCGCAGCCACAAACTCCTGGGACAAGCCCTGTTCACTAGTCCAGTTGGCCCAGCCGATCTCCCCCCCCAGAACACCCCGCCTGCTGCTGCAACAGCCCCACCCGTTTCCACACCGAGCCGGTCCAGACTCACGACAGGACAGACCCCATCTGCCTCACGTCGGGCCAAAACCCAGACCGAGAGAGCCACAGGGCTGCCCCCAGTGGACGAGATCGCGGCTTTCAAGTTGCTCTGGGAGCAGGAATTGAGAAAAACAGAACAAAAAGTGGTGCGGATCGCCCAATTTTCGTCTCCGGAATTGATTTCCATGCTCTCTCGGACCCTAGCAGCCTTCCAGGTGAAAGAAATTCGGCCCAAGTTATTGTCCAGCAAAATTTACGCCAGCTATTCCTGTTCCTACCGGGATAAAAAACGGCAGCAAAAAGTGGGGCTGGTTTGGGCGGAAACCTCTAATATGAAAAGTTTCTTCCACATGATGGATGACTGCCGTAAGGAGACCGAGAAAGGGGTCTGTCAAGCCCTTTATTTGATTCGAGCCGAGAAGACGGGCAAAGCCCCTAATCAAGGGCATAAACTCTACCAAAAGCTGTTCGTGGACACCCCCCGGAATCAGCATATTCAGCCGGATCTGGAATCAGTCCATCACCTAGCCACCTACGATCGCCTGGTGAATGCAGTTCATGCCGAAGAATTAGTAGTGGCGGGGCAAACTCTGACGATCGGGGATCTGGAAGCTCTGATCCGGCAATCTGGGGTGATGCAAGGGTGCTGTCTGCTCCAGGATTTGGGCATCATCCCGGCGGTCTCAGTGTCTACCGCTAAAACCCTCGATCGGGAGAAAGCGTTTCTGCTGAATTTTGTCAAAACCCATCATCTCATTGCCCGGAAAGTGGTGGTGCAAAACCTGTTTAGCCTGTTTCCGAAATTAAAGGATGACCAGATCCAGACCCTGATTCAGGATCTTTGCCAGGAACACCAAATTGATATCCTGGATGAGACAGCCCCTCTGGAAGAACAGATTATTTGTCTGGTCCCAGTCAAGCCGTCAGGCTAG
- a CDS encoding elongation factor G yields the protein MNEKVVSGSRNVAIVGPYLSGKTSLLESLLSVTGAVSRKGNVQDRNTVGDSATEARDRQMSVEVNAASTEYGGIRFNFLDCPGSIEFAQETYNALIGVDAAIVVCEPSPDRVLTLAPLFKFLDDWKIPHLLFINKMDRACSGEACHAPAFMDVLHAVKLVSSRPLVPHQYPISRGEELVGFIDLVSEQAYQYHPGAAADPVPLPESLQAEEQAARSEMLEVLADFDDHLLEELLEEINPPEEEILQDLKMDLGADLIVPVFLGVASQDYGVRPLLQALLREAPEPETTAEQRGITLNTPVPLAQVLKTYCSPQAGKLSLVRIWQGSLTDGMSFNGVRAGGLYRMMGQQLQSLTIAQAGDIIAISRLDGVKTGDTLSADTAMTLASELPRAGQLEPVFALAIAPEKRNDEVKISGALVKLLEEDPALAWEQHGDTHEVILWGQGDIHLQVALDRLRRKYNLPMTTHLPQVPYKETIRRATSSHGRYKHQTGGHGQFGDVYLDIRPVDRGAGFRFNETIVGGVVPRQYIPGVEMGVRESLHHGPLGFPVVDVAVTLTNGSYHSVDSSEQAFKQAARIAMQEGMRQCEPTLLEPILAIEISVPTDYTSKILRLVSGRRGQVLGYEAKAGWAGWDRVLAQIPQAEMQDMIVELRSLTLGVGSFHWEFDHLQEVPEKLTERILMTNGNGNGNGNGKAKNGG from the coding sequence ATGAACGAAAAAGTAGTTTCAGGCTCGCGCAACGTCGCAATTGTCGGTCCCTATCTCAGTGGTAAGACCAGTCTATTAGAGAGCCTCTTATCGGTCACAGGAGCGGTTTCCCGGAAAGGGAACGTGCAGGATAGAAACACAGTGGGGGATAGTGCCACAGAGGCCCGCGATCGTCAAATGAGTGTTGAAGTAAATGCCGCCAGTACTGAGTATGGCGGCATTCGTTTTAATTTCCTGGATTGCCCTGGGTCGATCGAGTTTGCCCAGGAAACCTACAATGCTCTGATCGGCGTTGATGCAGCCATTGTTGTCTGTGAGCCCAGCCCCGATCGAGTCCTGACCCTGGCTCCCCTGTTTAAGTTTCTGGATGATTGGAAAATTCCCCATTTGCTTTTCATCAACAAAATGGATCGGGCCTGCAGCGGCGAAGCCTGTCATGCCCCGGCCTTCATGGATGTTCTCCATGCAGTTAAGCTAGTTTCCAGTCGGCCCCTGGTTCCCCATCAATATCCCATCAGTCGCGGCGAAGAACTGGTCGGGTTTATTGACCTGGTGAGTGAGCAAGCTTACCAATATCATCCAGGTGCTGCGGCAGACCCGGTCCCCCTGCCCGAATCCCTCCAGGCGGAAGAACAGGCTGCCCGCTCAGAGATGCTGGAAGTCCTGGCAGACTTTGATGATCACTTGCTAGAAGAATTGTTAGAAGAAATTAACCCTCCAGAAGAAGAAATTTTGCAGGATCTGAAGATGGATCTGGGGGCCGATTTAATTGTGCCGGTATTTTTGGGTGTCGCCAGTCAGGATTATGGAGTCCGACCTCTGCTCCAGGCCCTGCTGCGGGAAGCCCCAGAACCAGAAACCACCGCTGAGCAACGAGGCATTACGTTGAATACCCCTGTGCCGTTGGCCCAGGTGCTGAAGACCTATTGTTCTCCCCAGGCTGGTAAGCTCTCCCTGGTGAGAATCTGGCAGGGAAGCTTGACCGATGGCATGAGTTTCAATGGCGTTCGGGCTGGTGGCCTCTATCGCATGATGGGTCAACAACTCCAGTCTCTGACCATCGCTCAGGCAGGTGACATCATTGCCATCAGCCGTCTGGATGGGGTGAAGACAGGGGACACCCTCTCTGCCGATACAGCCATGACCCTGGCCTCTGAACTGCCCCGTGCTGGACAACTGGAACCGGTGTTTGCCCTGGCGATCGCCCCTGAAAAGCGGAACGATGAAGTGAAGATCAGTGGCGCTCTGGTCAAGCTTTTGGAAGAGGACCCTGCCCTGGCCTGGGAACAACATGGGGACACCCACGAAGTCATTCTCTGGGGGCAAGGGGATATTCATCTGCAAGTGGCTCTGGACCGACTGCGACGGAAATATAATCTGCCCATGACCACCCATTTACCGCAGGTTCCCTACAAGGAAACCATTCGCCGTGCCACCTCCTCCCACGGACGTTACAAGCATCAAACCGGTGGACATGGTCAGTTTGGGGATGTCTATCTGGATATTCGACCGGTCGATCGGGGAGCAGGCTTTCGCTTCAACGAAACGATCGTGGGGGGGGTGGTCCCCAGGCAGTATATCCCCGGTGTAGAAATGGGGGTGCGGGAATCCCTGCACCACGGTCCCCTGGGTTTCCCAGTCGTGGATGTGGCCGTGACCCTGACCAATGGTTCCTATCACTCGGTTGACAGCTCGGAGCAAGCGTTCAAACAGGCGGCTCGGATTGCCATGCAGGAGGGGATGCGTCAGTGTGAGCCCACTCTGCTGGAACCGATTCTGGCGATCGAAATCTCCGTACCGACGGACTATACCTCCAAAATCCTGCGCCTGGTCAGTGGCCGACGGGGTCAGGTGCTGGGTTATGAGGCCAAGGCAGGCTGGGCTGGGTGGGACCGGGTGCTGGCCCAAATTCCCCAGGCTGAAATGCAAGACATGATTGTGGAGCTGCGATCGTTGACCCTGGGGGTTGGGTCCTTCCACTGGGAGTTTGATCATTTACAAGAAGTTCCAGAGAAGCTGACTGAACGGATTCTGATGACCAATGGGAATGGGAATGGGAATGGGAATGGGAAAGCGAAGAATGGCGGTTAG
- a CDS encoding pentapeptide repeat-containing protein: MNAEELLERYTSGERDFHDANLARVCLDQVSLCGVNLCGANLAEVSLRGANLGGANLSQANLGAAHLDGANLIGANLSEAGFRGASLSEANLRGTKVIHVNLSETNLSGADLSGLDLHEVNLSRAKLVETSLHKSSLAGANLTLANLSRALLEQANLTNAILTGAILEGAKLVGVDLCKADLSGVNLRWAALSQANLRGANLSWANLRGADLSGANLYRANLSWANLTDVLLKQAILMDTNLRRATIVDTELQDVNLSGTIMPDGTVHT, translated from the coding sequence ATGAATGCAGAGGAACTGCTGGAGCGGTACACATCAGGAGAGAGAGACTTCCATGATGCTAATCTGGCGAGAGTCTGTCTGGATCAGGTCAGTTTGTGTGGCGTCAACCTGTGCGGGGCCAATCTCGCCGAGGTCAGTTTGCGGGGGGCAAATCTGGGTGGGGCAAACCTGAGTCAGGCAAACCTGGGGGCTGCCCATCTGGATGGGGCTAACTTAATTGGGGCCAACTTAAGTGAGGCTGGATTTAGGGGAGCCAGTTTAAGTGAGGCGAACCTGCGGGGCACAAAAGTCATCCACGTCAATTTGAGTGAGACCAATCTGAGTGGGGCCGATCTGAGTGGATTGGATTTACATGAGGTGAATCTCAGTCGAGCCAAGCTGGTCGAAACTTCCCTGCATAAATCAAGCCTGGCCGGGGCCAATCTCACCCTGGCTAACCTGAGTCGCGCCCTTTTAGAACAGGCTAACCTCACCAATGCCATCCTGACCGGGGCCATCCTGGAAGGGGCCAAACTGGTGGGAGTCGATTTGTGCAAAGCAGACTTAAGCGGCGTGAATCTGCGCTGGGCTGCCCTCAGTCAGGCCAATTTGCGGGGGGCAAATCTGAGCTGGGCGAATCTGCGGGGGGCGGACTTGAGTGGAGCCAATCTCTACCGGGCTAACTTAAGCTGGGCCAACCTGACGGATGTTCTGCTCAAACAAGCTATTTTAATGGATACCAACCTGCGTCGGGCCACGATCGTGGACACAGAACTGCAGGATGTCAACCTGAGTGGCACGATCATGCCCGATGGCACTGTCCATACCTAG
- a CDS encoding tetratricopeptide repeat protein, with the protein MLNLFARATCLAMALPIAGVTCYSVQAVPLLIAQDIQGAETAFQQGLELIRQGKLAEASTAFQRAAQLNPKMAAAYYNLGLTLRQQGQLQPAANAFYQAIQADAKFALAYANLGAALLEGNNPDQASGYLQRAVELDPNLGLAYYNLGLVQEQQGKLDQALTNYQKARTLLTNAPEPIYHIGVIYQRQGKINQALEAFRQAVQINPKYPEAQYSLGSILFERGDLDGALGAFRQAAEANSNYANAYYGAGLVFINQRRFNDASQVLQYAKDLYTAQGNPEWAARADQQLRLAKSQGNLPQ; encoded by the coding sequence ATGCTCAACCTGTTTGCTCGGGCAACTTGTCTGGCTATGGCCCTGCCGATCGCCGGAGTGACCTGCTATTCGGTGCAGGCCGTTCCCTTGCTGATCGCCCAGGATATTCAGGGGGCTGAAACAGCCTTCCAGCAGGGCCTAGAATTGATTCGGCAGGGTAAGCTGGCGGAGGCTTCCACAGCCTTTCAGCGAGCCGCCCAGCTCAATCCTAAAATGGCTGCAGCCTATTACAATTTGGGTCTCACCTTGAGGCAGCAGGGGCAGTTACAGCCAGCGGCAAATGCCTTTTACCAGGCGATCCAGGCCGATGCTAAGTTTGCTCTGGCCTATGCCAATTTGGGAGCTGCTTTGTTAGAAGGGAATAATCCCGACCAGGCCAGTGGCTATCTGCAACGGGCTGTTGAGCTTGATCCAAATCTGGGATTGGCCTACTACAATCTGGGGTTGGTGCAGGAGCAACAAGGAAAGTTAGATCAGGCTCTGACGAATTATCAGAAGGCCAGAACCCTGCTCACCAATGCGCCAGAACCTATCTATCATATCGGCGTAATTTATCAGCGCCAGGGAAAAATTAATCAGGCTTTGGAGGCGTTTCGGCAGGCCGTTCAGATTAACCCCAAATATCCCGAAGCCCAATATAGTTTGGGATCTATCCTTTTTGAACGCGGTGATTTGGATGGGGCGCTGGGCGCTTTCCGGCAAGCTGCAGAGGCCAATTCTAACTATGCCAATGCTTACTATGGGGCTGGTCTAGTTTTTATTAATCAACGGCGATTTAACGATGCCTCCCAGGTGTTGCAGTATGCCAAAGACCTGTACACAGCCCAGGGAAACCCTGAATGGGCAGCCAGGGCTGATCAGCAGCTTCGTCTGGCTAAGAGCCAGGGCAATTTGCCCCAATAG